In Diorhabda sublineata isolate icDioSubl1.1 chromosome 2, icDioSubl1.1, whole genome shotgun sequence, the sequence TATGAcgattacaacttttacaatttttttattcattatattttagaaacaatGGCTCATAGGAACAAAAGTATTCATACGtcttttgtagataattttatgatgtaaaatttttgtctaaagtaaatttatgataaaacttaccgttttgctgaaaatcgtaaaaaaatcaattttttgaccttgaataaattttttccatacacgtaaatgatggggaactttatttttaattatagtttgaacaattttaatgattttcagcttggtggGGATTTATGTAACTtagaatgtctaaattgacctgactataaatatataatcattaaattgtatcatacataaaaatttagaaCAGTGAAAAATATCAACCATTGAAGTTATATGCAACGattctttaattttgattttattagcAAACTGTAACCACACAATAAAAGAAACTAACCTGGACATAATATCTAATCCTTTTTGCATGTCACCCCAATTTTCTATACTGTTTTGAGCTCGTTCAATATTTAGTGTGCTGAGAATTTTAATTTGGTTGATAAGTTCGTCAAAGTCTCGTCCTGACGAATTACATCGCTCAACATTTTCTTCTGTTAGATGCTTCATTTTACCAATAACATTCACAAGAGTTCTTATATTCTGAGAGTTTACTGCCATCTGGCTATATTCTGGTGGTAGTAGTTcctaaataaagaaaatatcattgTACCCGAGTTTCCTGAATATCATGaataatataacattataaTATGGACAGTCTTCAATCAATTGACTATTTTCTCACTGATTCTATACTTATTTCCATCTTTAAAATGGGAGCATCATAAAATCTATGCAAAATTGAAAATGCATGAAAGGGTCGGTTTCGATGTGAAATGTGTGCTAATTGTGTCTTACACAACATATGACTATCCTGGTATACCTAGAgcaagaagaagagaaaaaaaacgaataaatgtCCATCATATACCAGAAGATAAATTTCGAGAAAATTGTCAACATTTCATCAAAAACCACGTACTAGCTTTAATATAATTACTATATGAAGATCACCTATTTAGATGTCAATCACCCTTATATTATGAATGGTTGAAAGTATTAAATCATATCATCAATTTGTAAAGATATTTAAGAACTAATTTCTGTAAAAAGAGCATTGCAGAAGCTTTATAGGCAGTTACAACGTTTCAACAGTCTTTGGTGAATATAATGagtaaatgaaaaatgataaatatcgAACAGTTTAACAGATTGAGTTTTTTTGAAGTATTACAAGTGAGTAAAGttgaataaacaatattatttaactTTTGGATAAAAACATAATACCTTAGCAGTGGCTGCAATATCTGAAGTTGTGAACTCATCTGGTACTCTTCCAAATACATCCTTTATCCTATGTTGAAAATCAGAACCCTgttcaacaagaaaaaatatcatgatAGGGTCCTGAGAAATGACTGGATGTCTGCAAACTAGTGTTAACCATCTTTGTAAAGCTCTCCTTCTAGATTCTAAAAAGTGAgcatcagaaacaatttttttgggcGGTAAAGATGGAACTAGTCTGTAACATAAAAACTTCATAGAATATATGTGTTAAAAAAGTAATCAATTGCTATTGAAGCCTTTGACAATAGAAGGTGACAATACTTTCACCCAGAATACTGATATTGAAGAGATGGATCTGATATTGGGGTTGCTGGATCTCCATCTGAAGTTTACTCAGAAGTATATGGCAAAAACCTTCTGGGCATGGAATGTATTAAGGTTTTCCGGAAAATgttgaaacagaaaatttttcagaaaagttTCTAAGCTACTAAATTTAGGAGGTACTGTAAAATTAAACTCTCGTTTACTAGTGGCTACAAGTAAACAAAACTGGAGTATTTTTATCAACTCTGGATGTGAGACTTTTAAGTTTTCtctttccaacaaaaaaaaataataagcaaaattaaatgattaacAAAGccaaaaaatagtaatttataaatttttagtcaCGTACAAATctaaagttgaaataaaatattgtcatattagacaaaatattttatttactaaagtaatctggaatgaaaataaaataagtgcATATTTctctattacaattttttttaataatgctGAATTACTAAGAAAatgtgttaaaaataaaaaaaggaccaacaaccaaaaaaatcaaatatgatTTTGATCACATTTTTTCCACCAGCACTTTTCTAACTGGGGAAACACCAAGATTACGTGTCCTCCATGTTCTAATTTTATGAGTCACTCTCAGAACTGGAGATCAAACAGTGACCTAAATCAGAATTGTTGCTAGTAAGTGAAGATTCTGTGTTGGTGTGTTCCTGGTCATGGTCAGAATTAGAATTAGAAAGCATAATGTTGTCATTGAGAAATTGCCATTTTGACATTCGAAAATTTTCCAGAATAACAtagttttgtgaaaaattttcctCCCCACAtccatatctttgagtgaatggTACTCTAACAGCATTTGTTCTCCATGTCTCCATCTCTCTGATGAATGTATATTAGGTACTAGATATGAAACATCATCAGCCAGTTTATAGATTCTGGGGTAAGCCATCATTTGATTTTACTTTGGGAGCAGATAAATCAGTAAAAAGAGTAGTCTGGAATTTGAGTGTCATTCAATTTGACATATATTGCTTCGAGTCTGTACATGgctttttattagaaacatgaGGTGAATcagtttcaaattaaaatatagaatacatccaatgataaattgaagatgaaaaaagttgaaaatattaaatttacaatttaccTGTAAGGGAATCTATTAAGTAACAGTTCCTTTAAAGCAACAAAATCATTGTATCTTCTGGTAACTTTAGTATTGAATCTTTCTGAAGTAACAATATACTCTgagtattttaaaattaatcctTTCTTTTCAGGTACTAAATGAACATTTATAGAATCTCTTTTTATAATTGAACAATAACTAAATGTATTTAAACCCTGTTTCTTGTAAAGTTGTATTTTCAGATTTCTCATTTGAGCTACATCATTGATTTCTGGAGTTGGatattctaaaaacaaaaaaacatccTGAATGGGCAGTGAAAAGACTAAATAAAGAGTAAGAGCAAATTTTGACAATGAGTTATTAGTTATCAATCATACTGAACACTTATCAGTTACTCCTTGACAATCtgattcaaaacatttattcatGTGCTGTGACTGTGAAGGAGAAATAAATCACTAAACCTACAGACAAAAATTTGGTGGTGAGAGACAGGAAGCTCACATGgatttgtatttatttcctGTTTGTCTTACACCTACAAAACTAAAACAGGGGACATAGacaattgagaatattttcttaGAAACCGCTGAGCTATCTAAGATTTGAAACGTGGAcgaccaaataaaaaaattgtaaataactGCCATTCGAATCAACTAagatatctaaaaaattgtcaCTAGGATGAACTTATtcaaatttcagaattttataattatttacatttgatCTCTACCACCCAACTACTGATTATGTATGTCTGTGATGACGAAAACATCCATAAATAGAATATAATATTGAATccttataataaaatatatgaatattgtCAACAGACAACATGATTATGGGTTCAaggattatttatattttagtaatattatttcaattactgACTGAATATAAATTGAATCCCATCATTTCTTTAAATAACATAAACTGTCATTGtagtaaaaatttgttttaaatttgagtttttagaTTAAAGATATTCATTTATTGaatgtaatttatatattcgtttatacacaaaaaaatcatatcaaaaaactgtttcttgGGCaagtaaaacaatattttagcaaaaaaaaattatccaaactATGAGAGTGCtagaaatttcgtttttctaattgaattttttgatatatctaaCCAGTTTGGATGTACTACTAGATATTGTTAAGTGTTAATAATCATTATCCATATAAATATCTATGcagaaagaaattattttgaacatgTACAATCTCCTTATTGTTCATATtggttttctattaaaaaattaaataacctACCTTTTTCtgtacaattttcaaataacttatcAGATAGTTGTTTTCCTTGTTGACTCCAAGCAATCAAGGCaagagttttataaaaattggttCTATTAATACCTTCAGAAGAAGGTTTAAttagattatatattttttcaatttgggCAGTAGATAATTTACATTTAGtaagtaaattttgataaacttcAGGAAGTATTGGTTGCCCATCATTTGAACAAGCATCAAAtaattgtctataaaactgAGGTACAGAAGCTGAAAAATAAAGCATTAGATTTATTGATACatgtattttaatgaaataataccAGAACTAAGATCTGTTGACATTATTGTGTAATATCCAC encodes:
- the LOC130440546 gene encoding sorting nexin-8-like — protein: MSTDLSSASVPQFYRQLFDACSNDGQPILPEVYQNLLTKCKLSTAQIEKIYNLIKPSSEGINRTNFYKTLALIAWSQQGKQLSDKLFENCTEKEYPTPEINDVAQMRNLKIQLYKKQGLNTFSYCSIIKRDSINVHLVPEKKGLILKYSEYIVTSERFNTKVTRRYNDFVALKELLLNRFPYRLVPSLPPKKIVSDAHFLESRRRALQRWLTLVCRHPVISQDPIMIFFLVEQGSDFQHRIKDVFGRVPDEFTTSDIAATAKELLPPEYSQMAVNSQNIRTLVNVIGKMKHLTEENVERCNSSGRDFDELINQIKILSTLNIERAQNSIENWGDMQKGLDIMSREMPILSNKLNQHGYLQQNEVCERLGLLLDILVAHKDLCERLEKGLHHDHAAALSKLLSMKKRKIQGVIRGTDAESVEHLESKMLTQENVITNMELRADFSLYCVHMETQLVYAYLETLADIMKNLMNLQIKSHFELHDIWNRVQTSVQPFFRCDNFNGDVLNNN